The bacterium sequence CGTGAGTGGGCAGAAGTTGCATAATCATGCGTAAGTACGTCGTCGGCCGTTCAGGCTCTGTATGGCGTGCAACGAATTCGTAAAAACAAGTGAAAATGGGCATGTGGGCTTGACAGATTTCGGGAATCGGGCCCGCGCTTCAGCCGCCGACGACAACTGGGAGGGGGGAATCTCGGTGGCGCAATCAGGTGATCTTGGTCCGGCAGCCCTTCATTCACATGGCTCGGCGCGCGACGGTAGCGCACCTGAATGGGGTTCAGGTGGTCGGCGGTTCAAATCCGCCCGGCCCGACCATATTTCACTAGGGTTTCCGCGCATCGACCTGTTCCCCTGTCGCGTCTGGTGCCGTCCTGGTGCCGTTCTTGGTGCCGCTGAGCAGCCTATCCAGCTGCTCGCCGACCCCCTGAAACGCCGACGGCATCAGGTGTCCGTAGGTGTTGAGGGTCGTCGTGATCGACGTATGCCCGAGCCGTGCTTGGATCGCCTTCGGGTGGACGTTGGCGGCGATCAACAGACTGGCGTGCGTGTGCCGCAGATCATGGAACCGAACCATCGGCACCCCGGCAAGCGTGAGGTGCCGAGTGAATGTGCGGTCGACGTTGTCCGGGTCCAGCGGTGCGCCGTCACGATTGCGGAAGACGTAATCGTCCTCCACGTCGCTCCCGGGCAGATCCAGCAGGACAGGGCGGGGGACATCGATGACGCGCCGGGACGCGGCCGTCTTGAGCGGCCCCTCCACAACGCGATAGACGTCGCCATCCTTGACGCGCCCCCGAGTCCGACGGACGTGAACGCGGGCGTTGCGCAGATCGACCTGCGACCAGTGGAGCGCCAATAGCTCGCCCCGTCGCATCCCGCTGTAGATTGCGAGCTGATAGAGACTTCGGAAGGGTTTTTGGGCGATGTCGAGCAGTCGCCCGATCTCGTCCGGCCGGAGTATCTGCAGGCGCTCCCCGTCCACCCGGTCGGGCGCGCGCAGCGGTCGCACGAGGGCGGCGGGGCTCTCAGTCAGGTGTCCCTGGTCGACCGCGTCCTTGAGAATGAACTTGAGAACGTGGAGCGCGTAGTTGACGGTCGTCGGGGAGAGGGGAACCCGACGCTTCTTCTTGCCGCGCCGCGTGCCGGTCTCCGCGAGCGCAGTCACGAAGTCCTCGACGTCACGTCGGCTGATCGTCCCGAGTCGCGACTCGCCGAAGCGAGGACGCAGGTGCACGTTCACGGTCCCCTCGTACGACTCCAGCGTCTTCGGCTTTAGCCCCCGCGCCCGGCCGCGCCGCAGCCAGTCGTCAGCGAAGTCTCCGAAGCGCGGCGTCTGCGCGGGCGCGATCCGATGCACGCCGAGCACCGCCTCAGCCTCGCGCTGCTCGAGGATCCGGCGGGCCAACCGCTCGCCGCCGTTGATGAGTTGCCGCACCCGGCGGCCGGTCGCGTCCACAAAGTCGATCTGATGCGCGCCACGATCGGCCCGATAGCGTACCGTGCCCATTTAAGCGCCGGCCTGCTCAGACGTCGTCGTGATCCCCGAGCCCCCGCCGCGCGTCGTCGGGTCCGTCGGAGTCTGCTGTGGCTCGAGGTTGAGAAGCCGACGGAGCACGCTGTTCGGGGTGTCCACGAGCGGCCGCGCGTGGGCCTTGAGGATGCGGTACACGTCGGGGTCGATTCGGATCGTCATCGTTGCGGGTACGCGCATCGTTGCCTCCGCATGACGAAGTCACGGTGATCCTACGTGGCGAGGTGACTTCTGTCAACCGCCCACGCCGGGATCGGGCCAGACGCACCCGATTCCGAGGGCCGAGATCCTGTCCAACGCGCTGCTCCGATTTGAACCACGCGACGACCTCGACCGGATCAAAGAGCAAACATCGCCCCC is a genomic window containing:
- a CDS encoding site-specific integrase, whose product is MGTVRYRADRGAHQIDFVDATGRRVRQLINGGERLARRILEQREAEAVLGVHRIAPAQTPRFGDFADDWLRRGRARGLKPKTLESYEGTVNVHLRPRFGESRLGTISRRDVEDFVTALAETGTRRGKKKRRVPLSPTTVNYALHVLKFILKDAVDQGHLTESPAALVRPLRAPDRVDGERLQILRPDEIGRLLDIAQKPFRSLYQLAIYSGMRRGELLALHWSQVDLRNARVHVRRTRGRVKDGDVYRVVEGPLKTAASRRVIDVPRPVLLDLPGSDVEDDYVFRNRDGAPLDPDNVDRTFTRHLTLAGVPMVRFHDLRHTHASLLIAANVHPKAIQARLGHTSITTTLNTYGHLMPSAFQGVGEQLDRLLSGTKNGTRTAPDATGEQVDARKP